The following proteins come from a genomic window of Nostoc sp. ATCC 53789:
- the glyS gene encoding glycine--tRNA ligase subunit beta, whose translation MPAFLLEVGTEELPASFLSDALIQWRERIPKSLEANSLQGESVQVYGTPRRLAVLIKGLPSQQADREEEIKGPPAQAAFKDGQPTAAALGFAKKQGVELDALFLRPTDKGEFVFVQKRIPGRPVAEILTELVSQWIWGLEGKRLMRWGDGDGRFSRPIRWLVALLDETVLPLELVNGSKTIQSDRISQGHRVLHPEPVTIAQATDYVTALKSAYVTVDPEERENLIKEQVKAVAESLSGYTVIYPDLLAEVTNLVEYPSTVVGKFEPEFLELPTEVITEVMVTHQRYFPVFKPGSSEQELLPNFITISNGDPKKSDIVAVGNERVIRARLADGRFFYEADLTKPLESFLPQLEKVTFQEELGSVRTKIDRVVKIAEQITTQLKLAENQSQKIQRAALLCKADLVTQMVYEFPELQGIMGEKYALASGEDAEVAKAIYQHYLPTGAGDNLPETLTGQIVGLADRLDTLVSIFGLGLIPSGSSDPFALRRAANAVVKITWFYNLPINLDDLLAQISTDFAAKYQKDQASLTTALQEFFLQRIRTLLQEEKQIDYDLVNAVLGENDPEYTERTLKDLLDVRDRALYLQQIRNDSTLDNIYETVNRSTRLAAQGDLDTKQLEPTTVVRPELFQKPSETALYNALIESVPQTQTAQQTRNYQLLVAALGKIAPTVSSFFDGPDSVLVMDSDPEIKRNRLHLLGLVRNHARVLADFGAIVKNL comes from the coding sequence ATGCCTGCGTTTCTATTAGAAGTTGGTACAGAAGAATTACCTGCAAGCTTTCTCAGTGATGCCTTAATACAGTGGCGAGAACGCATTCCCAAAAGTTTGGAAGCAAACAGCCTTCAGGGTGAAAGTGTCCAAGTGTACGGTACTCCCCGGCGTTTAGCGGTATTGATTAAAGGTCTACCATCCCAGCAAGCAGACCGAGAAGAAGAAATTAAAGGGCCTCCCGCCCAAGCTGCCTTTAAAGATGGTCAGCCAACAGCAGCAGCATTAGGCTTTGCTAAAAAGCAAGGTGTGGAACTAGATGCACTCTTCCTTCGCCCCACTGACAAAGGGGAATTTGTTTTTGTACAAAAAAGAATTCCTGGTCGTCCTGTGGCGGAAATTTTGACAGAACTTGTTTCCCAATGGATTTGGGGTTTAGAAGGTAAGCGATTGATGCGTTGGGGAGATGGGGATGGGAGGTTTTCTCGACCAATTCGCTGGCTGGTAGCTTTGTTAGATGAGACGGTGCTACCGTTGGAATTGGTGAATGGTTCTAAAACGATTCAGAGCGATCGCATTTCTCAAGGTCATCGCGTCTTACATCCTGAACCTGTAACAATCGCCCAAGCGACTGATTACGTTACCGCCCTCAAATCTGCTTATGTCACCGTTGACCCCGAAGAACGGGAAAACCTAATCAAAGAGCAAGTTAAGGCAGTAGCAGAAAGTTTAAGCGGGTATACAGTCATTTACCCCGATTTGTTAGCAGAAGTAACCAACCTTGTAGAATATCCTTCTACAGTTGTTGGTAAATTTGAACCAGAATTTTTGGAATTACCAACTGAAGTAATTACGGAAGTTATGGTAACTCATCAACGTTATTTCCCTGTATTCAAACCAGGTAGTTCTGAGCAAGAATTATTGCCTAATTTCATTACCATTTCTAACGGCGATCCCAAAAAATCAGATATTGTTGCCGTCGGAAATGAAAGGGTAATTCGTGCCAGATTAGCTGATGGCAGATTTTTCTACGAAGCTGATTTAACTAAGCCTTTAGAAAGCTTTTTACCTCAGTTAGAAAAAGTCACCTTCCAAGAAGAATTGGGTTCGGTGCGTACCAAGATAGATAGAGTGGTCAAGATTGCCGAGCAAATTACCACCCAATTAAAATTAGCTGAAAATCAAAGCCAAAAAATCCAACGTGCTGCTTTATTGTGTAAAGCAGATTTGGTAACTCAAATGGTGTATGAATTCCCGGAATTGCAAGGCATTATGGGAGAAAAATATGCCTTAGCTAGTGGTGAAGATGCCGAAGTAGCAAAGGCAATTTATCAACATTATTTGCCAACGGGAGCCGGTGACAATTTACCCGAAACACTCACAGGTCAAATTGTCGGTTTGGCTGATAGATTAGATACCTTGGTAAGTATATTTGGTTTAGGCTTAATTCCCTCTGGTTCCTCCGATCCCTTCGCTTTGCGTCGGGCTGCTAATGCTGTAGTTAAAATTACTTGGTTTTATAATTTGCCAATAAATTTAGATGATTTATTGGCGCAAATATCAACAGATTTTGCCGCGAAATATCAAAAAGATCAGGCATCATTAACCACAGCATTACAAGAGTTTTTCTTACAACGTATCCGCACCTTATTACAAGAAGAAAAACAGATTGATTACGATTTAGTAAATGCAGTTTTAGGAGAAAATGACCCAGAATACACAGAACGGACATTAAAGGATTTATTGGATGTCCGCGATCGCGCCTTGTACTTACAACAAATCCGTAACGACAGTACTCTAGATAACATCTACGAAACCGTTAACCGTTCCACACGATTAGCCGCCCAAGGTGATTTGGATACAAAACAGCTAGAACCGACAACCGTAGTTCGTCCAGAATTATTCCAAAAACCCTCTGAGACAGCCTTGTATAATGCTTTGATCGAATCAGTACCACAAACTCAAACAGCACAGCAGACACGAAATTATCAACTGTTAGTAGCAGCACTAGGAAAAATTGCTCCGACAGTTAGTAGCTTCTTTGATGGGCCAGATAGCGTTTTAGTTATGGACTCCGATCCAGAAATTAAGCGTAATCGATTACACCTACTGGGATTGGTTCGCAATCATGCTCGTGTTTTAGCTGACTTTGGTGCGATCGTCAAAAATCTGTAG